Proteins co-encoded in one Setaria viridis chromosome 9, Setaria_viridis_v4.0, whole genome shotgun sequence genomic window:
- the LOC117835110 gene encoding RNA-binding protein Y14B, translated as MVAAMGRAAAADEEEDVEFVDYDQDDEDAMEEDGRAVRALPVPHIVSPAVVRTRGRFAGCSPSVLAPSRDRFDSLTDEGDNGYGPQRSIEGWTILVCGVKEDAEEEDLHNVFGEFGRVKDLHLNLERRTGYAKGYALIEYESFEEAQAAIRAMNGTQLLTKTVYVDWAFSRGPIKNAMSTRPPRPRSRTPPRRLNALMLAPY; from the exons ATGGTGGCGGCgatggggcgggcggcggcagcggacgaggaggaggacgtggaGTTCGTCGACTACGACCAGGACGACGAGGACGCCATGGAGGAGGACGGCCGCGCCGTCCGCGCGCTCCCCGTGCCCCACATCGTCTCCCCGGCCGTGGTGCGCACCCGCGGGCGCTTCGCCGGCTGCAGCCCCTCCGTCCTCGCCCCCAGCCGCGACCGCTTCGACTCCCTCACCGACGAAGGCGACAATGGATACGGCCCGCAGCGCT CTATTGAAGGATGGACAATTCTTGTCTGTGGAGTTAAAGAAGatgcagaagaagaagatctgcACAATGTTTTCGGTGAATTTGGTCGTGTCAAGGACTTGCATTTGAATCTAGAACGCCGCACTGGATATGCCAAG GGATATGCGCTGATTGAATATGAAAGCTTTGAGGAAGCACAGGCTGCGATCAGAGCAATGAATGGGACTCAGCTGTTGACAAAGACTGTCTATGTTGATTGGGCATTCAGCAGAGGTCCTATAAAGAACGCCATGAGcacaag GCCACCACGCCCAAGATCCAGGACTCCACCGCGCAGGCTTAATGCCTTGATGCTGGCGCCATATTGA
- the LOC117836326 gene encoding uncharacterized protein isoform X1, giving the protein MAASASTPAASASSPGRDGGDPPAAAEVAAKATANTTACPCPICLEAFKDEAYLDTCFHSFCYKCICQWVRIVASKHEEPMSSVRCPLCKTENLSIIHAFDGESFERWYIDQEPRKRRLSDAHELVSQFYNMTDITSNISGVQQYWEQHKYLRKKIWLETWLRREIQALTRDESVDAIVYHIHGVIGSFMKRLEKEHKSRRISPETRREEFRTLLSDAARPFLLGRTERFVTEVELFLVSNLNMEAYNKLRVQRFRESSSHLMREQDALPHDRSLEEHYLYFICNDTDCDEM; this is encoded by the exons ATGGCGGCGTCCGCCTCTACCCCCGCCGCATCCGCCTCCTCTCCCGGTAGGGATGGCGGCGACccacccgcggcggcggaggtggcggcgaaggCAACGGCAAACACTACTGCTTGCCCTTGCCCCATCTGCCTCGAAGCCTTCAAAGACGAGGCCTACCTCGACACCTGCTTCC ATTCTTTTTGCTACAAATGTATATGCCAGTGGGTAAGGATCGTAGCGAGTAAGCATGAAGAACCTATGTCTTCTGTTAGATGCCCACTCTGCAAG ACTGAAAATCTATCCATCATACATGCTTTTGATGGTGAATCATTTGAGCGGTGGTACATAGATCAGGAACCTAGAAAGAG GCGTCTTTCAGATGCACACGAGTTGGTGTCACAGTTCTATAACATGACAG ATATCACAAGCAATATTTCTGGTGTACAGCAATACTGGGAGCAACACAAATATCTCCGGAAGAAAATTTGGCTTGAAACCTGGCTGAGACGGGAAATCCAGGCCCTTACTCGG GATGAGAGTGTTGATGCCATAGTATACCACATTCATGGTGTCATCGGATCCTTCATGAAGAGGCTTGAAAAAGAACACAAGTCAAGGAGGATTTCACCAGAGACTAGGAGGGAAGAATTCAGGACATTGCTCTCTGATGCTGCTAGGCCATTCCTCCTCGGCCGAACAGAGCGATTCGTCACCGAGGTAGAGCTCTTCCTGGTTTCAAATCTCAACATGGAAGCGTACAACAAATTACGCGTTCAGAGATTCCGGGAGTCCAGTTCCCATCTAATGAGAGAGCAAGACGCACTGCCTCATGATCGGTCTCTTGAGGAGCACTACTTGTATTTTATATGTAATGATACGGATTGTGATGAGATGTAG
- the LOC117838267 gene encoding short-chain dehydrogenase/reductase 2b — protein MIGCCESISFRRGRRPSSATDQLYAEASPSLSRPAASARAPFMEGSISNLPSTRIAVVTGGNKGVGLEVCRQLAGNGVTVVLTARDETRGAAAVENLRGLGLSNVIFHQLEITDSPSIARLAGFLKIRFGKLDILLNNAGVVGLEYLQDHIDGTSTTSDKWRGYTYERIDLLLKWCFRETRDAGKECLRTNYHGTKQVIGALLPLLLASDDGRVVNVSSELGQLRLFGDEALRRELDDVEALSEERVDAVVAAFARDLDAGAAARGWPAGAMAAYTVSKAALNDYSRVLARRHPALRVNCVHPGFVRTDTTVNFGLVPPEEGAARVVAEALLPAGAYFQDGKQAPFV, from the exons ATGATCGGTTGCTGCGAGTCAATTTCATTCCGTCGAGGACGCCGACCGAGCTCGGCCACCGATCAGTTATATGCCGAGGCATCTCCCTCGCTCTCCCGTCCTGCAGCATCAGCTCGAGCTCCATTCATGGAGGGCTCCATCTCCAATCTCCCGAGCACGAG GATCGCCGTGGTGACCGGCGGGAACAAAGGGGTCGGGCTGGAGGTGtgccggcagctcgccggcaatGGCGTCACCGTCGTCTTAACGGCCAGGGACGAGACGAGGGGAGCGGCCGCCGTCGAGAATCTCAGAGGCCTGGGGCTCTCCAACGTCATCTTCCACCAGCTGGAGATCACCGACTCTCCCAGCATCGCTCGACTGGCCGGTTTCCTTAAGATCCGTTTCGGGAAGCTGGACATCCTG CTAAACAATGCCGGAGTTGTTGGCCTTGAGTACCTCCAAGATCACATCGACGGCACTTCAACGACGAGCGACAAG TGGCGTGGATATACTTACGAGAGGATCGACTTGTTGCTGAAATGGTGCTTCCGGGAGACCCGCGACGCCGGGAAGGAGTGCCTGAGGACGAACTACCACGGCACGAAGCAGGTGATCGGagcgctgctgccgctgctgctggcaTCCGACGATGGCAGGGTCGTCAACGTCTCCTCCGAGCTCGGGCAGCTCAGG CTGTTCGGCGACGAGGCGCTGAGGCGGGAGCTGGACGACGTGGAGGCGCTGAGCGAGGAGAGGGTGGACGCGGTGGTGGCCGCGTTCGCGAGGGACCTGgatgccggcgcggcggcgcgcgggtggcCCGCCGGCGCGATGGCGGCGTACACGGTGTCCAAGGCGGCGCTGAACGACTACTCGCGTGTCCTGGCGCGGCGGCACCCCGCGCTGCGCGTCAACTGCGTGCACCCCGGCTTCGTCCGGACCGACACGACCGTCAACTTCGGCCTGGTCCCGCCCGAGGAAGGCGCCGCCCGGGTGGTCGCCGAGGCGctgctccccgccggcgcctaCTTCCAGGACGGCAAGCAGGCCCCCTTCGTGTGA
- the LOC117836933 gene encoding adenylate isopentenyltransferase 5, chloroplastic produces the protein MALSMAAPAMAAAPAFPRLTMPLPPPIITLPDAAVPVPPPLSVVGRQRVAAKHKAVVVLGATGTGKSRLAIDLALRFGGEVINSDKMQLYKGLDVATNKVSPGECAGVPHHLLGVAHPDAEFTAADFRREAARAAAGVAARGRVPVIAGGSNSYVEELVEGDRRAFRERFECCFLWVDAQLPVLHDFVARRVDEMCRRGLVEEVAAAFDPRRTDYSRGIWRAIGVPELDAYLRSRGLDGVGDDERARMLAAAVDEIKANTSRLAFRQRGKIQRLARMWRVRRVDATEVFLKRGHAADEAWQRLVAAPCIDAVRSFLLEDQEYSSMVTAAKASIFASRAAAVAAAVV, from the coding sequence ATGGCACTGTCCATGGCGGCCCCCGCGATGGCAGCCGCGCCCGCTTTCCCGAGGCTGAcgatgccgctgccgccgccgatcaTCACGCTCCCGGACGCCGCGgtcccggtgccgccgccgctctcggtcgTCGGCAGGCAGCGCGTCGCGGCGAAGCACAAGGCCGTCGTGGTGCTCGGCGCCACGGGCACCGGCAAGTCGCGCCTCGCCATCGACCTCGCGCTGCGCTTCGGCGGCGAGGTTATAAATTCCGACAAGATGCAGTTGTATAAGGGGCTGGACGTGGCCACCAACAAGGTGTCGCCCGGCGAGTGCGCGGGGGTGCCCCACCACCTGCTCGGCGTCGCGCACCCGGACGCCGAGTTCACGGCCGCGGACTTCCGccgcgaggcggcgcgcgccgcggcgggcgtcgCGGCGAGGGGCCGCGTCCCCGTCATCGCGGGAGGGTCCAACTCGTACGTCGAGGAGCTCGTGGAGGGAGATCGCCGCGCGTTCCGGGAGCGCTTCGAGTGCTGCTTCCTCTGGGTGGACGCGCAGCTCCCCGTGCTGCACGACTTCGTGGCGCGCCGCGTCGACGAGATGTGCCGGCGGGGTCTCGTCGAGGAGGTGGCCGCGGCGTTCGACCCCCGCCGCACCGACTACTCCAGGGGCATCTGGCGCGCCATCGGCGTGCCGGAGCTCGACGCATACCTCCGCTCGCGCGgcctcgacggcgtcggcgacgacgagcgcgcGCGCAtgctcgccgcggccgtcgaCGAGATCAAGGCCAACACGTCCCGCCTCGCCTTCCGCCAGCGCGGCAAGATCCAGCGGCTCGCGCGCATGTGGCGGGTCCGCCGCGTCGACGCCACGGAGGTCTTCCTCAAGCGCGGccacgccgccgacgaggcctGGCAGCGGCTCGTCGCCGCGCCATGCATCGACGCCGTCAGGTCCTTCCTGCTGGAGGACCAAGAATACAGTAGCATGGTCACCGCCGCTAAGGCCTCCATCTTTGCCTCCAGGGCCGCTGCCGTCGCAGCCGCGGTTGTCTAA
- the LOC117836326 gene encoding uncharacterized protein isoform X2 yields MAATHPRRRRWRRRQRQTLLLALAPSASKPSKTRPTSTPASTENLSIIHAFDGESFERWYIDQEPRKRRLSDAHELVSQFYNMTDITSNISGVQQYWEQHKYLRKKIWLETWLRREIQALTRDESVDAIVYHIHGVIGSFMKRLEKEHKSRRISPETRREEFRTLLSDAARPFLLGRTERFVTEVELFLVSNLNMEAYNKLRVQRFRESSSHLMREQDALPHDRSLEEHYLYFICNDTDCDEM; encoded by the exons ATGGCGGCGACccacccgcggcggcggaggtggcggcgaaggCAACGGCAAACACTACTGCTTGCCCTTGCCCCATCTGCCTCGAAGCCTTCAAAGACGAGGCCTACCTCGACACCTGCTTCC ACTGAAAATCTATCCATCATACATGCTTTTGATGGTGAATCATTTGAGCGGTGGTACATAGATCAGGAACCTAGAAAGAG GCGTCTTTCAGATGCACACGAGTTGGTGTCACAGTTCTATAACATGACAG ATATCACAAGCAATATTTCTGGTGTACAGCAATACTGGGAGCAACACAAATATCTCCGGAAGAAAATTTGGCTTGAAACCTGGCTGAGACGGGAAATCCAGGCCCTTACTCGG GATGAGAGTGTTGATGCCATAGTATACCACATTCATGGTGTCATCGGATCCTTCATGAAGAGGCTTGAAAAAGAACACAAGTCAAGGAGGATTTCACCAGAGACTAGGAGGGAAGAATTCAGGACATTGCTCTCTGATGCTGCTAGGCCATTCCTCCTCGGCCGAACAGAGCGATTCGTCACCGAGGTAGAGCTCTTCCTGGTTTCAAATCTCAACATGGAAGCGTACAACAAATTACGCGTTCAGAGATTCCGGGAGTCCAGTTCCCATCTAATGAGAGAGCAAGACGCACTGCCTCATGATCGGTCTCTTGAGGAGCACTACTTGTATTTTATATGTAATGATACGGATTGTGATGAGATGTAG
- the LOC117838266 gene encoding uncharacterized protein, translating to MAMMSRTRDLLMEGFEGLVREGSFKWGLPRREEEEEDEDDDSSHSGKRPSIAGLSFKANSVVARCSRILDVSIVDLQNNFDKQASDSVKNPRNYARNFLEYCCFMALAQISQVAGYLADKNFRRLSFDMMLAWDAPSSSSQHSVKVEVDSTVSLEAFTRIAPAIPTIVDVVTCSNLFDVLSCSSGGRLPFSVYDKYLSELDRAVKKMKTQSESSLLSNLRSQRGERILEVDGTLTTQPVLEHVGISTWPGRLILTDHALYFEALRVVTYDKPKAYELAEDVKQVVKPELTGPWGSRLFDKAVMYKSTTLTEPVIIEFPELAGHSRRDYWLAIISEVLYAHRFVRKFDISGVDKEETILKAVLGILRLQAIEQLGFPVPNRYESLLMFNLCDKVPGGDLILETLASVISSRTSDRTNQPGTSRGMHAVLSNLGVVSPVNNGERIFVGEMVVGEISSLQKAVIDSMNNYKKVELAQASVDGVKVDGLDTNLAVMKELLSPVSELWRILLLLTSWDEPLKSMVFCLLFSYIIIRGWVVYFMVMVLLFSAAFMFLTRLTNQGKPMTEVKVVSPPPMNTMEQLLAVQNAISKIEELVQDANIVLLKIRALLLAFPSQATDRAILALVLMALSLAIVPTRVLMLLMFLEVCTNNSPPRRASTERWTRRLREWWFSIPAAPVVVEKETEDKKTR from the exons ATGGCGATGATGAGCCGGACGCGAGATCTGCTGATGGAGGGGTTCGAGGGGCTGGTGCGGGAGGGGTCGTTCAAGTGGGGCCTCCCCcgccgcgaggaggaggaggaggacgaggacgacgacagcTCTCACTCCGGCAAGCGCCCCTCAATCGCCGGCCTCTCCTTCAAGGCCAACTCCGTCGTCGCTCGCTGCTCACG AATTCTTGATGTTTCTATCGTCGATCTGCAAAATAATTTTGACAAGCAAGCATCTGATTCTGTAAAGAACCCAAGAAACTATGCAAGAAACTTTTTGGAGTACTGCTGCTTCATGGCACTTGCTCAGATCTCACAAGTTGCAGGGTATCTTGCTGACAAAAACTTTCGTCGCCTATCATTTGATATGATGTTAGCTTGGGATGCTCCTTCTTCTTCAAGCCAGCATAGTGTTAAG GTTGAGGTAGACAGCACGGTTAGTTTAGAAGCTTTTACAAGAATAGCCCCTGCCATCCCAACCATTGTTGATGTAGTAACTTGTTCAAATCTCTTTGATGTACTTTCATGTTCAAGCGGAGGCCGTCTTCCATTTTCTGTATATGATAAGTACCTTTCAGAATTGGACAG AGCGGTGAAAAAGATGAAGACACAATCTGAGTCATCTCTCCTATCAAACCTCCGGTCTCAGAGAGGAGAAAGGATTCTGGAAGTTGATGGAACATTGACAACACAACCAGTACTCGAACATGTGGGTATTTCAACGTGGCCAG GAAGATTGATACTCACAGATCATGCTCTTTACTTTGAAGCTCTTCGGGTTGTTACCTATGATAAGCCCAAAGCTTATGAACTTGCAGAAGATGTAAAGCAGGTTGTTAAACCTGAGCTGACTGGTCCATGGGGTTCACGTCTCTTTGACAAAGCCGTTATGTACAAATCAACAACCTT AACAGAACCGGTGATCATAGAATTTCCAGAGTTGGCTGGCCATTCCCGCCGTGATTATTGGCTGGCCATTATATCAGAAGTTCTTTATGCCCATAGGTTTGTTAGGAAGTTTGACATAAGTGGAGTTGACAAAGAGGAAACAATTCTGAAGGCAGTACTTGGTATTCTACGGTTACAAGCCATTGAACAGTTAGGCTTCCCAGTGCCGAATCGATATGAATCTCTTTTGATGTTCAATCTATGTGACAAAGTTCCTGGAGGTGATTTAATACTTGAAACACTAGCCAGTGTTATATCATCAAGAACTTCAGATCGAACTAACCAACCTGGCACGAGTAGAGGAATGCATGCCGTCTTGTCAAACTTGGGCGTGGTATCACCAGTTAATAATGGTGAGAGAATTTTTGTTGGTGAGATGGTTGTTGGGGAAATTAGTTCCTTGCAGAAGGCTGTTATTGACTCAATGAACAACTATAAGAAGGTTGAACTGGCCCAAGCCAGTGTTGATGGAGTCAAAGTTGATGGGCTTGATACAAACTTAGCAGTAATGAAG GAATTGCTATCCCCAGTAAGTgagctttggaggattttgcTACTGCTCACATCATGGGATGAGCCTCTGAAATCCATGGTGTTTTGCCTTCTATTCTCTTACATTATCATCAG GGGATGGGTAGTCTATTTCATGGTCATGGTGCTACTTTTTTCAGCAGCATTTATGTTTCTCACAAGATTAACTAATCAAGGAAAGCCAATGACTGAGGTCAAGGTGGTATCTCCACCTCCAATGAACACAATGGAGCAGCTCCTAGCTGTTCAAAATGCTATCTCTAAAATCGAGGAGCTCGTCCAGGATGCAAATATTGTTCTTCTGAAGATAAGAGCTTTATTATTGGCTTTTCCATCCCAG GCGACGGACAGGGCTATTCTTGCATTGGTACTGATGGCCTTGAGCCTTGCCATCGTGCCCACAAGAGTGCTTATGCTGCTGATGTTTCTGGAGGTATGCACGAACAACTCACCACCACGAAGAGCAAGCACAGAGCGATGGACCAGAAGGTTGAGAGAGTGGTGGTTCAGCATACCTGCAGCTCCAGTAGTGGTAGAGAAGGAGACAGAAGACAAGAAAACAAGATGA